In a genomic window of Demequina muriae:
- a CDS encoding ferrochelatase, with amino-acid sequence MPALAASTRTRPATTYDCILLAGFGGPEGQDDVIPFLRNVTAGRGVPDERLEEVSHHYRHFGGVSPINQQNRDLKAALEGEIASRGLGLPVYWGNRFWAPYFADALRELHADGHRKVLVLVTTAFSSYSGCRAYREDLATALDEAGLTGELELDKIRQYFDHPGFVEPNVDAVRAGLRELEAAGKGEAPHVMFATHSIPSSAADASGPRETLPDGTPVPAGGGEEWHAGGGWYAAQQRAVSALIMERIADEFPDVPWSLVYQSRSGDPSVPWLEPDINLAIEALPESVTGLVVSPVGFVSDHMEVAWDLDNEALETAEGRGLPMVRVPTVGVDPAFVSGLIDLVEERHVTNAGDVPRARPALTEIGPWQDVCPTDCCLGRTAKPTIASAG; translated from the coding sequence ATGCCTGCGCTCGCGGCGTCCACGCGCACCCGCCCCGCGACCACGTACGACTGCATCCTGCTCGCCGGCTTCGGCGGGCCCGAGGGGCAGGACGACGTCATCCCGTTCCTGCGCAACGTCACGGCGGGACGCGGAGTGCCGGACGAGCGCCTCGAAGAGGTCTCGCACCACTACCGCCACTTCGGCGGCGTGAGCCCCATCAACCAGCAGAACCGCGACCTCAAGGCCGCGCTCGAGGGCGAGATCGCAAGCCGCGGGCTGGGCCTGCCCGTGTACTGGGGCAACCGCTTCTGGGCGCCCTACTTCGCCGATGCGCTGAGGGAGCTGCACGCCGACGGTCACCGCAAGGTGCTGGTGCTGGTGACGACGGCCTTCTCGTCGTACTCCGGCTGCCGCGCGTACCGCGAGGACCTCGCGACCGCTCTCGACGAGGCCGGGCTGACCGGCGAGCTCGAGCTCGACAAGATCCGCCAGTACTTCGACCACCCCGGCTTCGTGGAGCCCAATGTCGACGCCGTCCGCGCCGGCCTGCGCGAGCTCGAGGCCGCGGGCAAGGGCGAGGCGCCGCATGTGATGTTCGCGACGCACTCGATTCCGTCGTCGGCCGCCGACGCGTCGGGTCCGCGCGAGACGCTGCCCGACGGCACCCCCGTGCCCGCCGGCGGCGGCGAGGAGTGGCACGCGGGCGGCGGCTGGTACGCCGCGCAGCAGCGCGCCGTCTCCGCCCTCATCATGGAGCGCATCGCGGACGAGTTCCCGGATGTCCCGTGGAGCCTGGTCTACCAGTCCCGTTCGGGCGACCCGTCGGTGCCGTGGCTCGAGCCGGACATCAACCTCGCGATCGAGGCGCTGCCCGAGAGCGTGACCGGGCTCGTCGTGTCCCCGGTCGGGTTCGTCTCCGACCACATGGAGGTGGCCTGGGACCTCGACAACGAGGCGCTCGAGACCGCCGAGGGTCGCGGACTGCCGATGGTGCGCGTGCCCACGGTGGGCGTCGACCCCGCGTTCGTGTCGGGCCTCATCGACCTGGTCGAGGAGCGTCACGTGACGAACGCCGGCGACGTGCCGCGGGCTCGTCCGGCGCTGACCGAGATCGGCCCGTGGCAGGACGTGTGCCCCACGGACTGCTGCCTGGGCCGGACCGCCAAGCCCACCATCGCATCGGCCGGCTGA
- a CDS encoding protoporphyrinogen/coproporphyrinogen oxidase, whose amino-acid sequence MAEQQRWIVVGGGVGGLLAARRLASAGHDVTVMEADDHPGGRISRVTVDGLALDAGAESFATRGGHVAALLSELGLAESIVFPERRPAWVVTSEAAYPLPATGWLGVPTTVFTRELRRALGWRGTARLLSDRFTRVRDVDDSTSLGELARDRLGDRATERLVAPVVQGIYSRPLDDIALGDVAPGLAAEVVRKGGLVRAAAARRAASPAGSAVQGLVGGMATLIDALAADARSRGAEIALETPVGALEKAGSGWTVWSGGTSHRADGVVLAVPRPVVSALVPHVAWAEDRQVAIVTLVLDAPELDSAPRGTGVLAVGNVSGAKALTHSTAKWRWLADRTGGRHVVRLSYGIDNARDARAHALSDASTLLGVALKEAQVRDIERVQWADSAPAAVEDREPVPGLHLVGSAAGLSGIAAIVAADAGSRLGEPAPQS is encoded by the coding sequence GTGGCTGAGCAGCAGCGCTGGATCGTCGTCGGCGGTGGAGTGGGCGGACTTCTCGCCGCGCGCCGGCTCGCCTCCGCGGGCCACGACGTCACGGTGATGGAGGCTGACGATCATCCGGGAGGGCGCATCTCGAGAGTCACCGTCGACGGCCTGGCGCTGGACGCAGGCGCGGAGTCCTTCGCGACGCGCGGCGGCCACGTGGCCGCCCTGCTGTCCGAGCTCGGACTCGCCGAGAGCATCGTCTTCCCCGAGCGCCGCCCCGCGTGGGTGGTGACGTCGGAGGCGGCCTATCCGCTGCCCGCCACCGGCTGGCTCGGCGTCCCGACCACCGTCTTCACGCGGGAGCTCCGGCGCGCGCTCGGCTGGCGAGGCACGGCCCGCCTCCTGAGCGATCGCTTCACTCGGGTGCGCGATGTGGACGACTCGACCAGTCTGGGCGAGCTCGCCCGCGACCGCCTCGGCGACCGGGCCACCGAGCGGCTCGTCGCACCGGTGGTGCAGGGCATCTATTCCCGGCCGCTCGACGACATCGCACTCGGGGACGTCGCCCCGGGCCTGGCGGCCGAGGTGGTCCGCAAGGGCGGCCTGGTCCGCGCGGCGGCCGCGCGGCGTGCCGCCTCCCCGGCGGGGTCGGCGGTGCAGGGGCTGGTGGGCGGCATGGCGACGCTCATCGACGCGCTCGCAGCCGATGCGCGCTCACGCGGGGCAGAGATCGCCCTGGAGACTCCGGTGGGCGCGCTCGAGAAGGCCGGGTCCGGCTGGACCGTGTGGTCCGGCGGGACGTCGCATCGTGCCGATGGGGTGGTGCTGGCCGTCCCGCGGCCGGTGGTGTCGGCACTGGTGCCCCACGTGGCGTGGGCCGAGGACCGCCAGGTGGCGATCGTGACCCTGGTGCTGGACGCCCCTGAGCTCGACTCGGCTCCACGCGGCACCGGCGTGCTCGCGGTGGGCAACGTCTCGGGCGCGAAGGCGCTGACCCACTCGACGGCGAAGTGGCGATGGCTCGCCGACCGCACCGGGGGACGCCACGTGGTGAGGCTGTCGTATGGCATCGACAACGCCAGGGATGCTCGTGCGCACGCGCTGTCCGACGCATCGACCCTTCTTGGGGTGGCGCTGAAGGAGGCCCAGGTGCGCGACATCGAGCGCGTGCAGTGGGCCGATTCCGCCCCGGCCGCGGTCGAGGACCGCGAGCCCGTGCCGGGCCTTCACCTCGTCGGCTCGGCGGCCGGGCTGAGCGGCATCGCGGCGATCGTCGCGGCCGATGCGGGCTCTCGCCTGGGAGAGCCGGCTCCTCAGTCCTAG
- a CDS encoding glutamyl-tRNA reductase codes for MSLVASHRNRDLTLLEQLSVGSDALGAAVAGGGSPVRGAVVLPTCNRFEVYLETDDPVAGRAAVIDQIERATALERDTIEAALATYEGDDAVQHLLSVATGLDSMVVGEREISGQVRRAHIDAQAGAHLSPLLDRLFQSALRTSRVVASSTGLGTSGRSVVSVAFDLASETVTWSGARALVIGTGALAETGVGSLLARGVMIEGVFSPSGRADEFGARHGIRALDREGLRTALSEVDLVLACSGGESIVLTPAMVAAARPDGDNPLTIVDLALHRDVAPGVAQMRGVTVVNLESVGARAPEESVGAIDAARSIVAHAVARFGDGEHARSLDPAVVALREHVFGLLERELARVQPAAGASEQTVAQADATEQALRRFAKTLLHIPTVRAREHAQAGESDRYLGAIRALYGIDVGIQDDACPAPEMDAAAESDADTTTHH; via the coding sequence ATGTCTCTCGTGGCCAGCCACCGCAACCGCGACCTCACGCTGCTCGAGCAGCTGAGCGTCGGATCCGACGCGCTGGGCGCCGCGGTTGCAGGCGGCGGGTCCCCCGTGCGCGGTGCCGTGGTGCTCCCCACGTGCAACCGCTTCGAGGTGTACCTCGAGACCGATGATCCGGTCGCGGGCCGGGCGGCCGTCATCGACCAGATCGAGCGCGCCACGGCGCTGGAACGCGACACGATCGAGGCGGCCCTGGCCACCTACGAAGGCGATGACGCCGTCCAGCACCTGCTCTCCGTCGCCACCGGGCTCGACTCGATGGTGGTGGGCGAGCGAGAGATCTCGGGCCAGGTGCGCCGTGCGCACATCGACGCGCAGGCCGGGGCCCACCTGTCCCCTCTGCTCGACCGGCTCTTCCAGTCCGCGCTGCGCACATCACGCGTGGTCGCCTCGTCGACGGGCCTGGGCACCTCGGGACGGTCCGTGGTGTCCGTCGCCTTCGATCTGGCGTCCGAGACCGTCACCTGGTCAGGCGCACGCGCCCTCGTGATCGGCACCGGCGCTCTCGCCGAGACGGGAGTGGGATCGCTGCTCGCGCGAGGCGTCATGATCGAGGGCGTGTTCTCCCCCTCCGGTCGTGCCGATGAGTTCGGAGCGCGGCATGGCATCCGCGCGCTCGACCGCGAAGGCCTGCGGACCGCACTGAGCGAGGTCGACCTGGTGCTCGCCTGCTCGGGCGGGGAATCGATCGTGCTGACGCCGGCCATGGTGGCGGCGGCGCGGCCCGACGGCGACAACCCCCTCACCATCGTGGATCTCGCCCTGCACCGCGACGTCGCGCCCGGCGTCGCCCAGATGCGCGGCGTGACCGTCGTCAACCTCGAGTCCGTGGGGGCGCGCGCCCCCGAGGAGTCGGTGGGAGCCATCGACGCCGCGCGGTCCATCGTGGCGCACGCCGTCGCCCGCTTCGGCGATGGCGAGCATGCGCGCTCTCTCGACCCGGCGGTCGTGGCGCTCCGCGAGCACGTGTTCGGCCTGCTGGAGCGCGAGCTCGCCCGGGTTCAGCCCGCCGCCGGCGCCTCGGAGCAGACGGTCGCCCAGGCCGACGCCACCGAGCAGGCGCTGCGGCGGTTCGCGAAGACGCTTCTCCACATCCCGACGGTCCGCGCTCGCGAACATGCGCAGGCGGGCGAGTCCGATCGCTACCTGGGCGCCATCCGCGCGCTGTACGGCATCGACGTGGGCATTCAGGACGACGCTTGCCCCGCTCCCGAGATGGACGCCGCGGCCGAGTCCGACGCGGACACCACGACGCACCACTGA
- the hemQ gene encoding hydrogen peroxide-dependent heme synthase has translation MTDQPHGFTLFSVLDGLLDAPDEDLPEVVEHFDAAVEELADHDVTLRGIYDVSGLRADGTVMLWLHGPDLADLQLALRELRATELLADTTLTWSAAGVHRPAEFNKAHVPGFLRDERPRDWLTVYPFVRSYEWYLLSDEERGQMLREHGIKGSAFKGVVANTVAAFALGDYEWLLPMEADEVTDLVDMMRELRYTEARRHVREEVPFYTGRRVETAEAVEVLAS, from the coding sequence ATGACCGACCAACCGCACGGATTCACTCTTTTCTCTGTTCTCGATGGGCTGCTCGACGCCCCCGATGAGGACCTTCCGGAGGTCGTCGAGCACTTCGATGCCGCCGTCGAGGAGCTCGCGGATCACGACGTCACCCTGCGGGGCATCTACGACGTCTCGGGTCTGCGCGCCGACGGCACGGTGATGCTGTGGCTGCACGGCCCGGACCTCGCGGACCTGCAGCTCGCGCTCCGCGAGCTGCGCGCAACCGAACTGCTCGCGGACACGACGCTGACGTGGTCGGCCGCAGGCGTGCACCGCCCCGCCGAGTTCAACAAGGCGCACGTGCCGGGGTTCCTCCGAGACGAGCGGCCCCGGGACTGGCTGACGGTCTATCCGTTCGTCCGCAGCTACGAGTGGTACCTGCTGTCCGACGAGGAGCGCGGCCAGATGCTGCGCGAGCACGGCATCAAGGGCTCGGCCTTCAAGGGAGTGGTCGCCAACACTGTCGCGGCCTTCGCGCTGGGCGATTACGAGTGGCTGCTGCCCATGGAGGCCGACGAGGTCACCGACCTCGTCGACATGATGCGCGAGCTGCGCTACACCGAGGCGCGTCGCCACGTCCGCGAAGAGGTGCCGTTCTACACCGGCCGTCGCGTCGAGACCGCTGAGGCCGTCGAGGTGCTCGCATCGTGA
- the hemE gene encoding uroporphyrinogen decarboxylase: MTTTALPASHPLTDGRTADSALVAALRGRRPAHRPVWFMRQAGRSLPEYLEARAGTGMLESCLTPALASEITLQPVRRYGVDAAILFSDIVVPMRIAGVDVDIQPGVGPVFGRPVRTMADVEALPALGTAGDRGFFDSGLDAIRAAVTITADELGHVPLIGFAGAPFTLAAYMVDGRPSRDHMGARELMHSSPEVWDALVSWTSRAAGLFLRAQVLAGASAVQLFDSWAGSLSEADYVAHCAAGSRTALMSVADLDVPRIHFAANAGHLLDAMGSAGATALGVDYRMPLDAAARSTGGRFPLQGNIDPAMLAAPADALTRHVKDVLARGGEAPGHVVNLGHGMPPHANPDVVKRIVDVVHERG; encoded by the coding sequence ATGACCACTACCGCGCTGCCCGCCTCCCACCCGCTCACCGATGGCAGGACGGCAGACTCCGCGCTCGTCGCGGCGCTGCGCGGCCGCCGACCTGCGCATCGGCCGGTGTGGTTCATGAGGCAGGCCGGCCGGTCCCTTCCGGAGTACCTCGAGGCGCGGGCCGGCACCGGCATGCTCGAGTCGTGTCTGACCCCGGCTCTCGCGTCGGAGATCACGCTGCAGCCCGTGCGCCGGTACGGGGTCGACGCGGCAATCCTGTTCTCCGACATCGTGGTGCCGATGCGCATCGCGGGCGTGGACGTGGACATCCAGCCGGGAGTCGGTCCAGTGTTCGGGCGGCCCGTGCGCACCATGGCGGACGTCGAGGCGCTGCCCGCGCTCGGCACCGCGGGAGACCGCGGATTCTTCGACTCGGGCCTGGACGCGATCCGCGCCGCGGTCACGATCACCGCCGACGAGCTCGGACACGTCCCGCTCATCGGCTTCGCGGGCGCGCCGTTTACTCTCGCCGCCTACATGGTCGATGGGCGCCCCTCACGCGACCACATGGGCGCTCGCGAACTCATGCACTCCTCGCCCGAGGTGTGGGACGCGCTCGTGTCCTGGACGTCGCGCGCCGCAGGCCTCTTCCTGCGTGCGCAGGTGCTCGCTGGGGCATCGGCGGTGCAGCTCTTCGATTCGTGGGCCGGGTCGCTGTCCGAGGCCGACTACGTCGCGCACTGCGCCGCGGGCTCTCGCACCGCGCTCATGTCGGTCGCCGACCTCGACGTGCCCCGCATCCACTTCGCGGCCAACGCCGGCCACCTCCTGGACGCCATGGGCTCCGCAGGCGCGACCGCGCTGGGCGTGGACTACCGGATGCCCCTGGACGCCGCTGCCCGCTCCACCGGCGGCCGCTTCCCGCTGCAGGGCAACATCGATCCGGCGATGCTCGCCGCGCCGGCCGATGCGCTCACACGCCACGTCAAGGACGTGCTGGCGCGCGGAGGGGAGGCGCCCGGGCACGTCGTGAACCTGGGGCACGGCATGCCGCCGCACGCGAATCCCGACGTGGTCAAGCGCATCGTCGACGTGGTGCATGAGCGTGGCTGA
- a CDS encoding FAD-dependent oxidoreductase, whose product MKVVIVGAVAAGMSAATRLRRRDEHAEIVVLEAGEHVSFANCGLPYYVGGVITDRESLLLQTPESLHARFALDVRTHSRVVDVDAQARTVTVRTAAGDTYLETYDHLVLSPGARPIVPDVPGAERALVLRDVADVDTMAAHTADARTAVVIGGGFVGLEVAENLRHRGLDVTVVELAPQVLSALDAELAVRIQDRLEQHGVRVMTGAQVTEITADSALVSGPDGDETIPADMVVASIGVIPDSTLARAAGADLGPRGAILVDDDMRTSVPGIYAVGDAAAKHDAFSEDPTLIPLANLANRHGRRVADVITGTTGRGRPSIGTAVVGVFGLTAAVTGRTERRLRGEGRAYRALHTHPMDHAGYYPGASAMALKLLVDPETDAILGAQAIGEGGVDKRIDVIATAIHGGITASELADLELAYAPAYGSAKDPVNMLGYVAENALLGDSPSVQWHELAESGDEAPLVVDVRSRAEHSRGTVVPPWGQEPVNIPVDDLRARHGELPRDRRIVVHCQVGQRGHTATRLLRQLGYDAVNLDGGYLTWRDGLRSLAPATASV is encoded by the coding sequence ATGAAGGTCGTCATCGTCGGGGCTGTTGCCGCCGGAATGTCCGCCGCCACCCGCCTGCGTCGTCGCGACGAGCACGCCGAGATCGTAGTACTGGAGGCCGGGGAGCACGTCTCGTTCGCCAACTGCGGTCTGCCGTACTACGTGGGCGGAGTCATCACCGACCGCGAATCGCTGCTGCTGCAGACGCCGGAATCGCTGCACGCGAGGTTCGCCCTCGACGTGCGCACGCACAGCCGTGTCGTCGACGTCGATGCGCAGGCGCGCACCGTCACGGTCCGCACTGCGGCCGGCGACACCTATCTCGAGACCTACGACCACCTGGTGCTCTCCCCCGGTGCGCGCCCCATCGTCCCCGACGTGCCGGGCGCCGAGCGCGCGCTCGTGCTGCGGGACGTGGCGGATGTGGACACGATGGCAGCGCACACGGCCGATGCGCGCACCGCGGTCGTGATCGGCGGCGGCTTCGTGGGGCTCGAGGTGGCAGAGAACCTGCGCCACCGCGGCCTCGACGTGACCGTCGTGGAGCTCGCCCCCCAGGTCCTGAGCGCGTTGGACGCTGAGCTCGCGGTCCGCATTCAGGACCGGCTCGAGCAGCACGGCGTGCGCGTCATGACCGGCGCGCAGGTCACCGAGATCACCGCGGACTCCGCGCTGGTGAGCGGTCCGGATGGCGACGAGACCATCCCCGCCGACATGGTGGTGGCGTCGATCGGCGTGATCCCCGACTCGACGCTCGCGCGCGCCGCCGGCGCCGACCTGGGTCCCCGTGGGGCCATCCTCGTCGACGACGACATGCGCACCTCCGTCCCCGGCATCTACGCCGTGGGCGACGCCGCCGCCAAGCACGACGCGTTCTCGGAGGACCCCACGCTCATCCCGCTGGCGAACCTCGCGAACCGGCATGGACGGCGCGTGGCCGACGTCATCACCGGCACCACCGGGCGTGGCCGCCCGAGCATCGGCACCGCCGTCGTCGGCGTGTTCGGACTCACCGCCGCGGTCACGGGCCGCACGGAGCGCCGCCTGCGCGGCGAAGGCCGCGCTTACCGAGCCCTCCACACCCACCCGATGGACCACGCCGGGTACTACCCGGGCGCATCGGCGATGGCGCTCAAGCTGCTCGTCGACCCCGAGACGGACGCCATCCTGGGCGCCCAGGCCATCGGCGAAGGGGGCGTCGACAAGCGCATCGACGTGATCGCCACCGCGATCCACGGCGGGATCACCGCGTCTGAGCTCGCCGATCTCGAACTCGCGTACGCACCGGCCTACGGCTCCGCCAAGGACCCCGTGAACATGCTCGGGTACGTCGCGGAGAACGCGCTGCTGGGCGACAGCCCGTCGGTCCAGTGGCACGAGCTGGCCGAGTCCGGCGACGAGGCGCCCTTGGTGGTCGACGTTCGCTCCCGAGCCGAGCACTCCCGCGGCACCGTGGTGCCGCCGTGGGGACAGGAGCCCGTCAACATCCCCGTGGACGACCTGCGCGCGCGCCACGGAGAGCTGCCCCGCGACCGCCGCATCGTGGTCCACTGCCAGGTGGGACAGCGCGGCCACACGGCCACGCGTCTGCTGCGTCAGCTGGGCTACGACGCCGTCAACCTGGACGGCGGGTACCTCACGTGGCGCGACGGCCTGCGCTCGCTGGCACCGGCGACCGCCTCCGTCTGA